One genomic region from Populus nigra chromosome 8, ddPopNigr1.1, whole genome shotgun sequence encodes:
- the LOC133701049 gene encoding uncharacterized protein LOC133701049 translates to MLSAKSESDIASLAPSSPSRSPKRPVYYVQSPSRDSHDGDKLSSMQPSPMESPSHPSSGRHSRNSSASRFSGIFRSSSGKKSSSRKGNDDKEWNDKGWPECNVIMEEGNYDDEDKAFTRRSQALIALLSFVFLFTVFCLIIWGASRPYKAEIMVKSLAVNNFYVGEGSDSSGVPTKMLTLNGSLRMGVYNPATLFGIQVSSTPINLVYSEIPVATGQLKKYYQPRKSRRTVSMIVEGNKVPLYGAGSSLTVAQTGIVIPLTLKFEILSRGNVVGKLVRTKHRRQISCPLVIDSSSPKPIKFKKNTCTYD, encoded by the exons ATGCTTTCCGCAAAATCTGAATCTGATATTGCTAGTTTAGCTCCATCATCACCTTCAAGGTCTCCAAAACGTCCTGTGTATTATGTACAAAGCCCTTCAAGGGACTCGCATGATGGAGACAAGTTATCTTCAATGCAACCGAGTCCAATGGAATCACCTTCACACCCTTCTTCTGGTCGCCACTCAAGGAACTCGTCGGCTAGTAGGTTTTCAGGGATATTTAGGTCCTCTTCAGGGAAGAAAAGTAGTAGCAGGAAAGGAAATGATGATAAAGAATGGAATGATAAAGGGTGGCCTGAATGTAATGTGATCATGGAAGAAGGGAACTATGATGATGAGGATAAAGCGTTTACCAGGAGGTCTCAGGCCTTGATTGCTCTGTtaagttttgtgtttttgtttaccGTTTTTTGCTTGATCATATGGGGTGCTAGCAGGCCTTACAAAGCAGAGATTATGGTCAAG AGCTTGGCagtcaataatttttatgttggaGAAGGTTCCGACTCCTCTGGTGTTCCTACGAAGATGCTTACATTGAATGGTTCATTGAGAATGGGTGTTTATAACCCTGCTACATTATTTGGCATTCAGGTCAGCTCCACACCGATCAATCTTGTATACTCAGAGATCCCTGTTGCAACTGGCCAG TTGAAGAAATACTATCAGCCTAGAAAGAGTCGCAGAACTGTATCAATGATCGTTGAAGGAAATAAGGTTCCCCTGTATGGAGCTGGATCAAGCCTGACAGTTGCGCAAACTGGTATTGTAATTCCATTGACACTGAAATTTGAAATCCTGTCACGAGGCAATGTGGTAGGAAAGCTGGTCAGGACAAAGCATCGAAGACAAATCTCCTGCCCCTTGGTCATTGATTCTAGCAGCCCTAAACCTATTAAGTTCAAGAAAAATACTTGCACCTATGATTGA